One Actinosynnema pretiosum DNA segment encodes these proteins:
- a CDS encoding phosphodiester glycosidase family protein, giving the protein MLIRTLALALVLTTTPVQASPVGGHQAHPAHAGEASSRSARSQPHPDLSDLPDVPDLPDLATAASREHLETDRAARPVAPGVELTSFDWYRADGWVRGDALTVDLAGGTKVDYLDPGSVTAAAPLSEQADRTRAVAAVNGDFFDINNSGAPEGAAVRDGLPVKSASPGRERAVGVDAAGVGRVMEVLFSGTAALPGGDLALNRLNSAELERDGVALFTPLWGDYTRSRTVRDAQRVREVVVRHDVVTEVRDAVGADRVPEDGYVLLGREAGATALAVAPGDHLSVRYATRAGDGGSAPRAAIGGDQVLLRDGEVVAPDDASHPRTAVGFSADGKRMFLLTVDGRQSAHLLGLNLKDVAEALRDLGAHNALNLDGGGSSTLVAREPGGDAVHLENTPSDGGQRPVPNGLALYAPRGSGRLTGFWVTTATDPRTAPTAGAVPGGRPDRVFPGLTRKMVAQGYDETYGPVADERPVWTSTNPLVGRASGNGVFRAAAAGTTRVIARQSRIEGSQDLTVLGALERLSATSGRVSLPDVGAGARVGIVGYDHSGFSAPVEPSDLALSYDHSVLEVGEDEGALLVTARAPGSTTIEVTVQGRTTRVPVTVGTEERLLAGFDDAARWTFGSARGSGSVSPTPDGHTGQGLALRYDFTQSTGTRTAYANPPQALEVPGKPLALSAWVRAAGRGEWTAFTVVDAQGLTRSLYGPHLTWDGWQRLEVPVPGELAFPIKVTRFYTIETAADRQYAGEVVVDDITAVVPPDAEPPPREVVRDDVVVRDGTVDGSPWRFAVMSDAQFVARAPDSELVRAARRTLREVRAERPDFVVINGDLVDEAAPEDLALARRVLTEELGDAVPWFYVPGNHEVMGPGTIDNFRREFGATTRVLDHRRTRFVLLDTSLGTLRAGGYAQVAALRRALDEHGAVDSVVVLEHHPTRDPGPLRTSELSDRMEAALVERWLADFRSSTGKPAAFVGAHAGLFAASRVDGVPYLVNGNSGKAPSGDTGTGGFTGWSLIGVEPGGIRAEVRAHVDALRLTAPRAIPVGGTGAVSAEVEQAGRRVPVTYPMSADWSGSTGLHVGGPDGVRPWHVARLDPDTGTLTGLRPGRVSVVVAVSEAVTRVDVAVTAGER; this is encoded by the coding sequence GTGCTCATCCGAACCCTCGCACTGGCACTGGTCCTCACCACCACCCCCGTCCAGGCGTCCCCCGTCGGGGGACACCAGGCGCACCCCGCCCACGCAGGCGAAGCGTCATCCCGCTCGGCGCGGTCCCAGCCACACCCCGACCTCTCCGATCTCCCCGACGTCCCCGACCTCCCCGACCTCGCCACCGCCGCCTCGCGCGAGCACCTGGAGACCGACCGCGCGGCCCGCCCGGTCGCGCCCGGCGTCGAGCTGACCTCGTTCGACTGGTACCGCGCGGACGGCTGGGTCCGCGGCGACGCCCTCACCGTCGACCTGGCGGGCGGCACGAAGGTCGACTACCTCGACCCCGGTTCCGTCACGGCAGCCGCGCCGCTGTCCGAGCAGGCGGACCGCACCCGCGCGGTCGCGGCGGTGAACGGCGACTTCTTCGACATCAACAACTCCGGGGCCCCCGAGGGCGCCGCCGTGCGCGACGGCCTCCCGGTCAAGTCCGCCTCGCCCGGTCGTGAACGCGCGGTGGGCGTCGACGCGGCGGGCGTCGGCCGGGTGATGGAGGTGCTGTTCAGCGGCACGGCCGCGCTGCCCGGTGGTGACCTCGCGCTGAACCGCCTCAACAGCGCGGAACTGGAACGTGATGGCGTCGCCCTCTTCACCCCGCTGTGGGGTGACTACACCCGTTCGCGGACCGTGCGCGACGCGCAGCGCGTGCGGGAGGTGGTGGTGCGCCACGACGTCGTGACCGAGGTGCGGGACGCGGTCGGCGCGGACCGGGTGCCCGAGGACGGTTACGTGCTGCTGGGCCGCGAAGCGGGCGCGACCGCGCTGGCGGTCGCGCCCGGTGACCACCTGTCCGTGCGGTACGCGACCCGTGCGGGTGATGGGGGTTCCGCGCCGAGGGCCGCGATCGGCGGCGACCAGGTGCTGCTGCGCGACGGCGAGGTGGTCGCCCCGGACGACGCGTCGCACCCGCGCACCGCCGTGGGCTTCTCGGCCGACGGCAAGCGGATGTTCCTCCTCACCGTGGACGGCAGGCAGTCCGCGCACCTGCTCGGCCTGAACCTCAAGGACGTGGCCGAGGCGCTGCGGGACCTGGGCGCGCACAACGCCCTGAACCTGGACGGCGGCGGGTCGAGCACGCTGGTGGCCCGCGAACCGGGTGGTGACGCCGTCCACCTGGAGAACACCCCCTCGGACGGCGGGCAGCGGCCGGTCCCGAACGGGCTCGCGCTGTACGCGCCCCGCGGCAGCGGTCGCCTGACCGGGTTCTGGGTGACCACGGCGACCGACCCGCGCACGGCCCCGACCGCGGGCGCGGTGCCCGGTGGCCGCCCCGACCGGGTGTTCCCCGGCCTCACCCGGAAGATGGTGGCGCAGGGCTACGACGAGACCTACGGCCCGGTCGCCGACGAGCGCCCGGTGTGGACGTCCACGAACCCGCTCGTCGGCAGGGCCAGCGGGAACGGCGTGTTCCGCGCCGCGGCGGCGGGGACGACGCGGGTCATCGCCCGCCAGAGCCGGATCGAGGGCTCCCAGGACCTGACCGTGCTCGGCGCGCTGGAGCGGTTGTCGGCCACCAGCGGTCGGGTGAGCCTGCCCGACGTCGGCGCGGGCGCGCGGGTCGGGATCGTCGGCTACGACCACAGCGGTTTCAGCGCACCGGTCGAACCCTCGGACCTGGCCCTGTCCTACGACCACTCCGTGCTCGAAGTCGGCGAGGACGAGGGCGCACTGCTGGTGACCGCCCGCGCCCCCGGCTCCACCACCATCGAGGTCACCGTTCAGGGGCGCACCACCCGCGTACCGGTCACCGTGGGCACCGAGGAGCGCCTGCTGGCCGGTTTCGACGACGCCGCGCGCTGGACGTTCGGCTCCGCGCGCGGTTCCGGCTCGGTCTCCCCGACCCCGGACGGCCACACCGGCCAGGGTCTGGCGCTGCGCTACGACTTCACCCAGTCCACGGGCACCCGGACGGCGTACGCGAACCCACCGCAAGCACTGGAGGTGCCGGGAAAACCACTGGCCCTGAGCGCGTGGGTGCGCGCGGCAGGCCGGGGCGAGTGGACGGCCTTCACCGTCGTGGACGCCCAGGGCCTCACCCGGTCGCTGTACGGCCCGCACCTCACCTGGGACGGCTGGCAACGGCTGGAGGTGCCGGTGCCCGGAGAGCTGGCGTTCCCGATCAAGGTGACACGCTTCTACACGATCGAGACCGCCGCCGACCGCCAGTACGCGGGCGAGGTCGTGGTGGACGACATCACCGCCGTCGTCCCGCCCGACGCCGAACCGCCACCGCGCGAGGTGGTGCGCGACGACGTGGTGGTGCGCGACGGCACCGTCGACGGCAGCCCGTGGCGGTTCGCGGTCATGTCCGACGCCCAGTTCGTGGCCCGCGCCCCGGACAGCGAGCTGGTGCGGGCGGCGCGGCGGACGCTGCGCGAGGTCAGGGCGGAGCGACCGGACTTCGTGGTGATCAACGGGGACCTGGTGGACGAGGCCGCGCCGGAGGACCTGGCGCTGGCCAGGCGGGTGCTGACCGAGGAGCTGGGCGACGCGGTGCCGTGGTTCTACGTGCCGGGCAACCACGAGGTGATGGGGCCGGGCACGATCGACAACTTCCGCCGCGAGTTCGGGGCGACGACCCGCGTGCTCGACCACCGGCGCACGAGGTTCGTGCTGCTGGACACCTCGCTGGGCACGCTGCGCGCAGGCGGGTACGCGCAGGTCGCGGCACTGCGGAGGGCGCTGGACGAGCACGGGGCGGTGGACTCGGTCGTGGTCCTGGAGCACCACCCGACCCGCGATCCGGGCCCGCTGCGCACCAGCGAGCTGTCCGACCGGATGGAGGCGGCGCTGGTGGAGCGCTGGCTGGCCGACTTCCGGTCGTCCACCGGCAAGCCGGCGGCGTTCGTGGGCGCGCACGCGGGCCTGTTCGCGGCGTCGCGGGTGGACGGTGTCCCCTACCTGGTCAACGGGAACTCCGGGAAGGCCCCGTCAGGTGACACCGGAACGGGCGGGTTCACCGGCTGGAGCCTGATCGGCGTGGAACCGGGTGGGATCAGGGCCGAGGTGCGGGCCCACGTGGACGCGCTGCGGCTGACCGCACCGCGCGCGATACCGGTGGGCGGGACGGGAGCGGTGTCGGCGGAGGTGGAGCAGGCCGGGAGGCGGGTGCCGGTGACCTACCCGATGAGCGCCGACTGGTCCGGCTCGACCGGCCTGCACGTCGGCGGGCCGGACGGGGTGCGCCCGTGGCACGTGGCGCGCTTGGACCCGGACACCGGGACGCTGACCGGCCTGCGACCGGGACGGGTGTCGGTGGTGGTGGCGGTGAGCGAGGCGGTGACGCGGGTGGACGTGGCCGTCACCGCTGGAGAGCGGTGA
- a CDS encoding S1 family peptidase has translation MTPGSAANPPWRVRLCDASGGVLGAGVLLDDLRTVLTCAHVVGEGVEPVLVDVVGQRIAARRVRVVPPREDQRGDVALLELVRAAPGGSGAVLHRVGVSWGRVVRTFGYPHRYSDGVWTSLTLAAGAGPGQEWVQMNTLPRQRAVTAGFSGAGVADDLTGDVVGIVVSADLDREVGLAWMLPVETVLAHLPSAAAFVAEDSEAERELSAPGSTAAARRVVDWLARDRGLLVLVGADLAVLRWLAVLGSRDLRSTSSGSVAGSAAGAVSGVVGAVPEAGSVDVALDATGLGVEEVHRRLGAQVERLQGGGGHPDGWVTTGSEDGPGERVTTGGESAPGERGGPVTVVVSGVDAAADPGELLEHVVKPLVRSGTRVALGFHRGDAPALASVRAWQADEHSGRLVALGSRIRDLAHLERATGGPAKAHWLRVDLMGLRASLDEAGLVALERRVQRHGVEAEGRLARAVRELEGLRRLLDASAELAADHGHEEDLELGELYRRARGLLSRLPADPQACHAAVFAHLHAVMGKT, from the coding sequence GTGACCCCCGGCAGCGCCGCCAACCCGCCCTGGCGGGTGCGGCTGTGCGACGCCTCGGGAGGGGTGCTCGGCGCGGGGGTGCTGCTCGACGACCTGCGGACGGTGCTCACCTGCGCGCACGTGGTCGGCGAGGGGGTCGAGCCGGTGCTGGTCGACGTCGTGGGGCAGCGGATCGCGGCTCGGCGCGTGCGGGTCGTGCCGCCGCGGGAGGACCAGCGCGGTGACGTCGCGCTGCTGGAGCTCGTCCGGGCGGCGCCCGGGGGGAGCGGCGCGGTGCTGCACCGCGTCGGGGTGAGCTGGGGGCGGGTGGTGCGCACGTTCGGTTACCCCCACCGCTACTCGGACGGGGTGTGGACGAGCCTCACGCTCGCCGCCGGGGCCGGGCCGGGGCAGGAGTGGGTGCAGATGAACACCCTGCCGCGCCAGCGGGCGGTGACCGCCGGGTTCAGCGGGGCCGGGGTGGCTGACGACCTCACGGGGGACGTGGTGGGGATCGTGGTGAGCGCCGACCTCGATCGGGAGGTCGGGCTGGCGTGGATGCTGCCGGTGGAGACCGTGCTGGCGCACCTGCCGTCCGCCGCGGCGTTCGTGGCCGAGGACAGCGAGGCGGAGCGGGAGCTGAGCGCGCCGGGGAGCACGGCGGCGGCGCGGCGGGTCGTGGACTGGTTGGCGCGCGACCGGGGGCTGCTGGTGCTGGTGGGGGCCGACCTCGCGGTGCTGCGGTGGTTGGCGGTGCTGGGGAGCCGCGATCTCCGGTCGACCTCGTCGGGGTCGGTGGCGGGGTCCGCGGCGGGAGCGGTGTCCGGGGTCGTGGGGGCGGTGCCCGAGGCGGGCAGCGTGGACGTGGCGCTGGACGCGACCGGGCTGGGCGTCGAGGAGGTGCACCGGCGGCTCGGGGCTCAGGTGGAGCGGCTCCAGGGGGGTGGGGGACACCCGGATGGGTGGGTGACGACCGGGAGTGAGGATGGGCCTGGGGAGCGGGTGACGACCGGGGGTGAGAGCGCGCCAGGGGAGCGGGGCGGGCCGGTGACGGTGGTCGTCAGTGGGGTCGACGCGGCCGCCGATCCGGGGGAGCTGCTCGAACACGTGGTGAAGCCGCTGGTCAGGAGCGGCACCAGGGTCGCGCTCGGGTTCCACCGGGGGGACGCGCCCGCGCTCGCCTCGGTGCGCGCCTGGCAGGCCGACGAGCACTCCGGGCGGCTCGTCGCGCTCGGGTCGCGCATCCGGGACCTCGCCCACCTGGAGCGCGCGACCGGTGGTCCGGCCAAGGCGCACTGGCTGCGGGTCGACCTCATGGGGTTGCGGGCCTCGTTGGACGAGGCCGGGCTGGTGGCGCTGGAGCGGCGGGTGCAGCGGCACGGGGTCGAGGCCGAGGGGCGGCTCGCCCGCGCCGTGCGCGAGTTGGAGGGCCTGCGGCGGTTGCTCGACGCGTCGGCCGAGCTGGCCGCCGACCACGGGCACGAGGAGGACCTCGAACTCGGGGAGCTGTACCGGCGGGCCCGCGGGCTGCTGTCCCGGCTCCCGGCTGACCCGCAGGCCTGTCACGCGGCCGTGTTCGCCCACCTGCACGCGGTCATGGGGAAGACGTGA
- a CDS encoding serine/threonine-protein kinase — translation MTACSHPGCVGTIEATGFCDTCGREARAPALVHLAEGRRPRGASTSGTGREHLSLPVFSFPEPLSRVQENPRTRTRGRLCGNGGCAQEIGAGYAGQPALPEGYCPTCGHFYSFLPALRRDDEVGGQYRVVGPLAQGGLGWVYLARDRRLDDNLVVLKGMISADDTPLAEAERRALTAVDHPSIVRIVNFVTHRDRRSGQDRVYLVMEFVDGLVLQDVATGVALGERLLAEHVVTIGREVLSALGYLHGRGLVYCDMKPDNVILRPGRVGGGDSRVKVIDLGAVRRIGERVAIIGTRGFQVDAAEIAADGVTPRSDLHALGHTLRRLAAASADAVGDPGALRSGLESFGHALDRATHPDPARRFASAVDMDRQLDGVLREIASLRDGRQRPVVSELFEPTAALVDAGLGAVPPLSHWTEGVGETPLPSGRDCAGGLPSPRWDLDVDRLGDPNALLRALPDTAEANLLRAHALVGLGRPARARALLGVDAPVESGAGGTGRAGASARREPAGSAAPGGGAASSSSASGWGARLVAAWGRVTGAHREAPLDRARPTPPDPPVGPEPRARPDPLDWRVHWLLGLAALVDGAEAHPHFLRVHHEVPGETAPVLALGLCAERRGDAAEAERRYRSVWVRDRSQGSAAFGLARVRLAGGDPDGALDVLAQVPEVSRHREAAAVAAVKVLAGAGRGDQALRALAALALDGDARDRLAAHVLDRVDPSGGSADRERAYRDLARQARTAAEHGVLVDLANDVRPRTTT, via the coding sequence GTGACCGCGTGCTCCCACCCCGGCTGCGTCGGGACGATCGAGGCCACCGGGTTCTGCGACACCTGCGGCAGGGAGGCCCGTGCCCCCGCTCTGGTTCACCTGGCCGAGGGCCGTCGGCCACGGGGCGCGTCGACGTCGGGGACCGGGCGCGAGCACCTGTCCCTGCCGGTCTTCTCGTTCCCCGAACCCCTCAGCCGCGTCCAGGAGAACCCGCGCACCCGCACCAGGGGGCGGCTCTGCGGCAACGGCGGGTGCGCGCAGGAGATCGGGGCCGGGTACGCCGGTCAGCCCGCGCTGCCCGAGGGCTACTGCCCGACCTGCGGGCACTTCTACTCGTTCCTGCCCGCGCTGCGCCGCGACGACGAGGTCGGCGGCCAGTACCGGGTCGTCGGGCCGCTCGCCCAGGGCGGCCTCGGGTGGGTCTACCTCGCGCGCGACCGGCGGTTGGACGACAACCTCGTGGTCCTCAAGGGAATGATCAGCGCGGACGACACGCCGCTCGCCGAGGCCGAGCGGCGGGCGCTCACCGCCGTCGACCACCCGAGCATCGTCCGGATCGTCAACTTCGTGACACACCGCGATCGGCGCTCCGGCCAGGACCGGGTGTACCTCGTGATGGAGTTCGTGGACGGGCTCGTGCTCCAGGACGTCGCCACCGGGGTCGCGCTCGGTGAGCGGTTGCTGGCCGAGCACGTCGTCACGATCGGGCGAGAGGTGCTGTCCGCGCTCGGCTACCTGCACGGGCGGGGGCTGGTGTACTGCGACATGAAGCCCGACAACGTGATCCTGCGCCCCGGACGGGTGGGTGGCGGGGACAGCCGGGTGAAGGTCATCGACCTGGGCGCGGTGCGGCGGATCGGCGAGCGCGTGGCGATCATCGGCACCAGGGGGTTCCAGGTCGACGCGGCGGAGATCGCCGCGGACGGCGTCACGCCGCGCTCGGACTTGCACGCGCTCGGGCACACCCTGCGGCGGCTGGCCGCGGCGAGCGCCGACGCGGTCGGCGATCCGGGGGCGCTGCGGTCGGGGCTGGAGTCGTTCGGGCACGCGCTGGACCGCGCCACGCACCCCGACCCGGCGCGGCGGTTCGCGTCGGCGGTCGACATGGACCGGCAGCTGGACGGCGTGCTGCGGGAGATCGCGTCGTTGCGCGACGGGCGGCAGCGGCCGGTGGTGTCGGAGCTGTTCGAGCCCACGGCGGCGCTGGTGGACGCGGGGCTGGGCGCGGTGCCCCCGCTCTCGCACTGGACCGAGGGGGTCGGGGAGACCCCGCTGCCGAGCGGGCGGGACTGCGCGGGCGGGTTGCCGAGCCCGAGGTGGGACCTGGACGTCGACCGGCTGGGCGACCCGAACGCGCTGCTCCGCGCCCTCCCGGACACGGCCGAGGCGAACCTGCTGCGAGCCCACGCCCTGGTGGGGCTGGGACGCCCCGCGCGGGCGCGGGCGCTGCTGGGGGTGGACGCGCCGGTGGAGTCCGGAGCGGGCGGGACCGGTCGCGCGGGGGCGAGCGCTCGGCGGGAACCGGCGGGCAGCGCCGCGCCAGGGGGAGGCGCCGCGAGTTCGTCCAGCGCGTCCGGGTGGGGCGCCCGGCTCGTCGCCGCGTGGGGGCGCGTCACCGGGGCGCACCGGGAGGCGCCGCTCGACCGCGCCCGACCCACCCCGCCCGACCCGCCGGTCGGGCCCGAGCCGCGCGCCCGGCCGGACCCGCTCGACTGGCGCGTCCACTGGCTCCTCGGGCTCGCCGCGCTGGTCGACGGCGCCGAAGCCCACCCGCACTTCCTGCGCGTGCACCACGAGGTCCCCGGCGAGACCGCGCCCGTGCTCGCGCTCGGGCTCTGCGCGGAGCGGCGCGGCGACGCGGCGGAGGCCGAGCGGAGGTACCGGTCGGTGTGGGTGCGGGACCGCTCGCAGGGCAGCGCCGCGTTCGGGTTGGCTCGGGTCCGGCTCGCGGGCGGCGACCCCGACGGGGCGCTCGACGTGCTCGCCCAGGTCCCCGAGGTGTCCCGGCACCGGGAGGCCGCCGCCGTCGCCGCCGTCAAGGTGCTCGCGGGCGCCGGGCGCGGGGACCAGGCCCTGCGCGCGCTGGCCGCGCTCGCCCTGGACGGGGACGCGCGTGACCGGCTCGCCGCCCACGTCCTCGACCGGGTGGACCCGTCCGGGGGAAGCGCCGACCGCGAGCGGGCTTACCGCGACCTCGCCAGGCAGGCCCGCACCGCCGCCGAGCACGGGGTCCTCGTCGACCTCGCCAACGACGTCCGACCTCGCACCACCACCTGA
- a CDS encoding VWA domain-containing protein → MGFRLAVSQNEHVSPDDGQVDAVVSVIASDLRATSAPELAEVLAVDCSGSMAHPRTKIAAARQATLAAVDALRDGVRFAVVEGTHVARMVYPPDRALVPADDRTRAEAKAAARRLVAGGGTAMGSWLELASDLFDEHPDAVRHAILLTDGMNGEPRARLDAVLARCAGRFTCDARGIGDGWAPDELRHVAEALHGDVDAVRDPGELPADFRRLMDAAMGKVVADLGLRVRLAPHATLLRARQVYPAEVDLVGRPEGERATRFGTGTWGDERRAFLLTLRVDLAGFAVGERRQAARVDLVDAAGQPLAEPAAVLARSTDDPLRSGVLDGQVAHYTRETELGELILAGCEAHDAGDGRGAEAAWGRAVALAARLGNEASLRRLRWLVDVVGAPEDGVVRVRADLAVKDMHIAALSSTRSTWAPGAPEREPAPPGGPDVRCPECGRVSGAGSRFCPRCRHPFEGVER, encoded by the coding sequence GTGGGGTTCCGTCTCGCCGTCAGCCAGAACGAGCACGTCTCACCCGACGACGGCCAGGTCGACGCCGTCGTCTCCGTGATCGCCTCCGACCTGCGCGCCACCTCCGCCCCCGAGCTCGCCGAGGTGCTCGCCGTCGACTGCTCCGGGTCCATGGCCCACCCGCGCACCAAGATCGCCGCCGCCCGGCAGGCCACCCTGGCCGCCGTCGACGCGCTGCGCGACGGGGTGCGGTTCGCCGTCGTGGAGGGCACGCACGTCGCCCGGATGGTGTACCCGCCGGACCGCGCGCTCGTGCCCGCCGACGACCGCACCCGCGCCGAGGCCAAGGCCGCCGCGCGCAGGCTCGTCGCGGGCGGCGGCACGGCCATGGGGTCCTGGTTGGAGCTGGCCTCGGACCTGTTCGACGAGCACCCGGACGCGGTGCGGCACGCCATCCTGCTCACCGACGGCATGAACGGCGAGCCGCGCGCCCGCCTCGACGCCGTGCTCGCCCGCTGCGCGGGCCGGTTCACCTGCGACGCGCGCGGCATCGGGGACGGGTGGGCCCCGGACGAGCTGCGGCACGTCGCCGAGGCGCTGCACGGGGACGTCGACGCGGTGCGCGACCCCGGCGAGCTGCCCGCCGACTTCCGGCGGCTGATGGACGCCGCGATGGGCAAGGTCGTCGCCGACCTCGGGCTGCGGGTGCGCCTGGCCCCGCACGCGACGCTGCTGCGCGCCAGGCAGGTCTACCCGGCCGAGGTCGACCTGGTGGGCAGGCCGGAGGGGGAGCGGGCGACCCGGTTCGGGACCGGCACGTGGGGCGACGAGCGGCGGGCGTTCCTGCTGACGCTGCGGGTGGACCTGGCCGGGTTCGCGGTGGGGGAGCGCAGGCAGGCCGCGCGGGTGGACCTGGTCGACGCCGCCGGGCAGCCGCTCGCGGAACCGGCGGCGGTGCTCGCGCGGTCCACGGACGACCCGCTGCGGTCCGGGGTGCTGGACGGGCAGGTCGCGCACTACACCAGGGAGACCGAGCTGGGGGAGCTGATCCTGGCCGGCTGCGAGGCCCACGACGCGGGCGACGGGCGCGGGGCCGAGGCCGCCTGGGGGCGGGCGGTGGCGCTCGCGGCGCGGCTGGGGAACGAGGCGTCGCTGCGGCGGTTGCGGTGGCTGGTGGACGTGGTGGGCGCGCCGGAGGACGGGGTGGTGCGGGTGCGGGCGGACCTCGCGGTGAAGGACATGCACATCGCGGCGCTCAGCTCGACGCGGTCCACGTGGGCGCCGGGGGCGCCCGAGCGGGAACCCGCGCCGCCCGGCGGGCCGGACGTGCGGTGCCCGGAGTGCGGGCGGGTCTCCGGGGCCGGGAGCCGGTTCTGCCCGCGCTGCCGTCACCCGTTCGAGGGGGTGGAGCGGTGA
- a CDS encoding ABC transporter substrate-binding protein gives MSPSPRRAVLRALVPLLLLTCLPGCAPPADRALVRVLGPWTGAEEARFRAVLDRTGVPYDYTGSRALGQLLRSRVQQGDPPDVAVLPGLGELAYYARGGHLRELPPLPEADYAPFWRDLARVGAEGTHAVVVKADLKSLIWFDPDSDVRPPANAEQLLAGGAPWCLGLGSSPDAGWPGTDWVEDLLLHQSGPGVYRRWASGELAWRSPEVRRAWETWGALVSGVPAERALLTDFDDAGLAMFTRPQGCGLDHLGSFAGAAYRERGRAGDFAPFPDLGASGWEVSADLAGLFTDSPAAGRLLAHLADAEGQRVWPAAGGAYSAHKRVPPSGYVDPVDRRIAEVLTGGASLCLDASDLMPPSLRSAFYRGVINYLETPESLEGVLAGLDQIADSVDRTEWITLPCG, from the coding sequence ATGAGCCCCTCCCCCCGCCGCGCCGTCCTGCGCGCGCTGGTCCCGCTCCTGCTCCTGACCTGCCTCCCCGGCTGCGCCCCGCCCGCCGACCGCGCGCTCGTGCGCGTCCTCGGCCCGTGGACCGGAGCCGAGGAGGCCCGGTTCCGCGCCGTGCTCGACCGGACCGGCGTGCCCTACGACTACACCGGCAGCCGCGCGCTCGGCCAGCTGCTGCGCTCCAGGGTGCAGCAGGGCGACCCGCCCGACGTCGCCGTCCTGCCCGGCCTCGGCGAGCTGGCCTACTACGCGCGGGGCGGCCACCTGCGGGAACTGCCCCCGCTGCCCGAGGCCGACTACGCGCCTTTCTGGCGGGACCTGGCGCGCGTGGGCGCCGAGGGCACGCACGCCGTCGTCGTCAAGGCCGACCTCAAGAGCCTCATCTGGTTCGACCCCGACTCGGACGTGCGCCCGCCCGCGAACGCCGAGCAGCTCCTGGCGGGCGGCGCGCCGTGGTGCCTCGGCCTGGGCTCCTCGCCGGACGCGGGCTGGCCGGGCACCGACTGGGTCGAGGACCTGCTGCTGCACCAGTCCGGCCCAGGGGTCTACCGGCGGTGGGCCTCCGGGGAGCTCGCCTGGCGCTCCCCGGAGGTGCGCCGGGCCTGGGAGACCTGGGGCGCGCTGGTGTCCGGCGTCCCCGCCGAGCGGGCGCTGCTCACCGACTTCGACGACGCGGGCCTGGCCATGTTCACCCGGCCCCAGGGCTGCGGGCTCGACCACCTCGGCTCGTTCGCGGGCGCCGCCTACCGGGAGCGCGGGCGCGCGGGCGACTTCGCCCCCTTCCCCGACCTGGGCGCGAGCGGCTGGGAGGTGTCCGCCGACCTGGCCGGGCTCTTCACCGACTCGCCCGCCGCGGGCAGGCTCCTGGCCCACCTGGCGGACGCCGAGGGCCAGCGGGTCTGGCCCGCCGCGGGCGGCGCATACTCCGCCCACAAACGGGTACCCCCCTCCGGCTACGTCGATCCGGTGGACCGGCGGATCGCCGAAGTCCTCACCGGGGGCGCGTCCCTGTGCCTCGACGCCTCGGACCTCATGCCCCCGAGCCTGCGCTCCGCCTTCTACCGGGGCGTCATCAACTACCTCGAAACCCCCGAGTCGCTCGAAGGGGTGCTGGCCGGTCTCGACCAGATCGCCGATTCGGTCGACCGAACGGAGTGGATTACGCTACCTTGCGGCTGA